The following are from one region of the Mangifera indica cultivar Alphonso chromosome 14, CATAS_Mindica_2.1, whole genome shotgun sequence genome:
- the LOC123196825 gene encoding probable beta-1,3-galactosyltransferase 2 isoform X1 produces the protein MYLKSREHSSRTVISPKWTFFLCLGCFCAGMLFTNRMWTIPESKGITRTTAMEAEKLKLVSEGCNPISLQQKEVRSEAKDIFGEVFKTHHAIQTLDKTISNLEMELAAARAAQESILSGSPLSEDLKNNESAGKRRYLMVVGINTAFSSRKRRDSVRATWMPQGEKRRRLEEEKRIIIRFVIGHSATSGGILDRAIEAEDRKHGDFLRLDHVEGYLELSAKTKIYFATAAALWDADFYVKVDDDVHVNIATLGETLVRHRAKPRVYIGCMKSGPVLNQKGVRYHEPEHWKFGEAGNKYFRHATGQLYAISKDLATYISINQHVLHRYANEDVSLGSWFIGLDIEHIDDRRLCCGTPPDCEWKAQAGNICVASFDWSCSGICRSADRIKEVHRRCGEGENALWSAKF, from the exons atgtatttgaaaAGCAGAGAGCACTCTTCAAGAACTGTTATATCCCCAAAATGGacttttttcctttgtttggGATGCTTCTGTGCCGGTATGCTCTTCACAAACAG AATGTGGACAATTCCTGAATCAAAAGGCATCACACGGACTACAGCAATGGAAGCTGAAAAACTAAAGCTAGTTTCAGAGGGTTGTAATCCAATATCT TTGCAACAGAAAGAAGTAAGGAGTGAAGCTAAGGATATTTTCGGGGAAGTTTTTAAGACTCACCATGCCATACA GACGTTGGATAAGACTATTTCAAATTTAGAGATGGAATTAGCTGCTGCAAGGGCAGCACAAGAGTCTATATTGAGTGGTTCGCCTTTATCAGAGGACTTAAAGAATAATGAATCAGCTGGAAAGAGAAGGTATTTGATGGTTGTTGGAATTAATACAGCTTTTAGCAGCCGGAAACGAAGAGATTCAGTTCGTGCTACATGGATGCCACAAG GTGAAAAAAGGAGGAGATTGGAAGAAGAGAAGCGCATTATTATTCGATTTGTCATTGGTCATAG TGCCACATCAGGAGGTATTCTGGACAGAGCTATTGAAGCAGAGGACAGAAAACATGGGGATTTCTTGAGGCTG GACCATGTCGAAGGGTACCTGGAATTGTCTGCCAAAACTAAGATATATTTTGCTACTGCTGCCGCACTGTGGGATGCAGATTTCTATGTCAAAGTTGATGATGATGTCCATGTAAATATAG CAACACTAGGAGAAACTCTAGTTAGACACCGAGCAAAACCAAGGGTATACATTGGATGCATGAAATCGGGTCCTGTCCTTAATCAAAA GGGAGTGAGATACCATGAACCTGAGCATTGGAAATTTGGTGAAGCAGGAAACAAGTATTTCCGCCACGCAACTGGACAGCTTTATGCAATTTCAAAGGATTTGGctacatatatatcaataaatca GCATGTACTACACAGATATGCTAATGAGGATGTTTCATTGGGATCTTGGTTTATTGGACTTGACATTGAGCATATTGATGATCGGAGACTATGTTGTGGCACCCCACCTG ATTGTGAATGGAAGGCCCAGGCAGGCAACATCTGTGTTGCCTCATTCGATTGGAGTTGCAGTGGGATTTGCAGGTCTGCTGATAGGATTAAGGAGGTCCATCGGAGGTGTGGAGAAGGTGAGAATGCTTTATGGAGTGCTAAATTTTAA
- the LOC123196825 gene encoding probable beta-1,3-galactosyltransferase 2 isoform X2, protein MYLKSREHSSRTVISPKWTFFLCLGCFCAGMLFTNRMWTIPESKGITRTTAMEAEKLKLVSEGCNPISKEVRSEAKDIFGEVFKTHHAIQTLDKTISNLEMELAAARAAQESILSGSPLSEDLKNNESAGKRRYLMVVGINTAFSSRKRRDSVRATWMPQGEKRRRLEEEKRIIIRFVIGHSATSGGILDRAIEAEDRKHGDFLRLDHVEGYLELSAKTKIYFATAAALWDADFYVKVDDDVHVNIATLGETLVRHRAKPRVYIGCMKSGPVLNQKGVRYHEPEHWKFGEAGNKYFRHATGQLYAISKDLATYISINQHVLHRYANEDVSLGSWFIGLDIEHIDDRRLCCGTPPDCEWKAQAGNICVASFDWSCSGICRSADRIKEVHRRCGEGENALWSAKF, encoded by the exons atgtatttgaaaAGCAGAGAGCACTCTTCAAGAACTGTTATATCCCCAAAATGGacttttttcctttgtttggGATGCTTCTGTGCCGGTATGCTCTTCACAAACAG AATGTGGACAATTCCTGAATCAAAAGGCATCACACGGACTACAGCAATGGAAGCTGAAAAACTAAAGCTAGTTTCAGAGGGTTGTAATCCAATATCT AAAGAAGTAAGGAGTGAAGCTAAGGATATTTTCGGGGAAGTTTTTAAGACTCACCATGCCATACA GACGTTGGATAAGACTATTTCAAATTTAGAGATGGAATTAGCTGCTGCAAGGGCAGCACAAGAGTCTATATTGAGTGGTTCGCCTTTATCAGAGGACTTAAAGAATAATGAATCAGCTGGAAAGAGAAGGTATTTGATGGTTGTTGGAATTAATACAGCTTTTAGCAGCCGGAAACGAAGAGATTCAGTTCGTGCTACATGGATGCCACAAG GTGAAAAAAGGAGGAGATTGGAAGAAGAGAAGCGCATTATTATTCGATTTGTCATTGGTCATAG TGCCACATCAGGAGGTATTCTGGACAGAGCTATTGAAGCAGAGGACAGAAAACATGGGGATTTCTTGAGGCTG GACCATGTCGAAGGGTACCTGGAATTGTCTGCCAAAACTAAGATATATTTTGCTACTGCTGCCGCACTGTGGGATGCAGATTTCTATGTCAAAGTTGATGATGATGTCCATGTAAATATAG CAACACTAGGAGAAACTCTAGTTAGACACCGAGCAAAACCAAGGGTATACATTGGATGCATGAAATCGGGTCCTGTCCTTAATCAAAA GGGAGTGAGATACCATGAACCTGAGCATTGGAAATTTGGTGAAGCAGGAAACAAGTATTTCCGCCACGCAACTGGACAGCTTTATGCAATTTCAAAGGATTTGGctacatatatatcaataaatca GCATGTACTACACAGATATGCTAATGAGGATGTTTCATTGGGATCTTGGTTTATTGGACTTGACATTGAGCATATTGATGATCGGAGACTATGTTGTGGCACCCCACCTG ATTGTGAATGGAAGGCCCAGGCAGGCAACATCTGTGTTGCCTCATTCGATTGGAGTTGCAGTGGGATTTGCAGGTCTGCTGATAGGATTAAGGAGGTCCATCGGAGGTGTGGAGAAGGTGAGAATGCTTTATGGAGTGCTAAATTTTAA